The following proteins are encoded in a genomic region of Hippocampus zosterae strain Florida chromosome 2, ASM2543408v3, whole genome shotgun sequence:
- the LOC127595986 gene encoding uncharacterized protein LOC127595986, translated as MCISSKMYACCVLGCPNSHSSGGKLKFFRLPTEYRPFQANRRRLWLKVLRQVNGSAEELKENARICGAHFISGQASMDQDNPDFVPSVFANMKNSPRPKYQSRRIVRGSRKCKWPHSKNKDTKEEFKEAPTNDEEPAVQQPSMEMTQSQASQEAQTAACAKTEDTSTKDTEMKETPSASFEKTPPPFLKLGKTSPVVLLKHIVAPSGAYLCELCSENFSTIAQLVKHKLQHEGQRSPSAGDAQEKIPAGVLVECDEPTFPCNICDRVFGDRHHLKRHKLLHVRDVRKCQTCGVLFCQLHRRALLVAHPVIASESDDVCPVTESDCELEPGEVVEQLEDFHTSWAFIPMLRDSVDQNREPQASASGTEQQLLPEMAPPPSVPIRHEAKPSDVTAPEPQKVEKSEVVMHAPPKLPPALRMFSPQCLTSAFFEVQRNYEYILSNGNNVSNEIDVKKEPPETFPDSASDVSNEEPEVKEPTAYDLQIVL; from the exons ATGTGCATTTCAAGTAAAATGTACGCTTGTTGCGTGCTCGGTTGTCCAAATAGCCATTCTTCCGGTGGCAAACTGAAATTCTTCAGATTGCCAACGGAATACCGACCGTTTCAGGCCAACCGGCGGCGTTTGTGGCTCAAAGTGCTCCGACAAGTGAATGGCAGCGCGGAGGAGCTCAAAGAAAATGCTCGCATTTGTGGCGCTCATTTCATATCAG GACAAGCCTCCATGGATCAAGACAATCCCGACTTTGTGCCTTCAGTGTTTGCAAACATGAAGAACAGCCCGCGCCCCAAGTACCAAAGCAGAAG GATTGTCAGAGGAAGCAGAAAATGCAAATGGCCTCACAGTAAAAACAAAGACACCAAAGAGGAGTTCAAGGAAGCACCAACCAATGATGAGGAGCCTGCAGTTCAGCAGCCGTCGATGGAAATGACTCAAAGCCAAGCTTCACAAGAGGCCCAGACCGCAGCATGCGCAAAG ACAGAAGACACATCGACCAAGGACACCGAAATGAAAGAAACACCCTCCGCCTCTTTTGAGAAAACTCCACCTCCCTTCTTGAAACTGGGAAAAACCAGCCCTGTGGTGCTCCTCAAGCACATCGTCGCTCCATCGGGCGCTTATCTGTGTGAGCTATGTAGTGAAAACTTCTCCACTATTGCACAGTTGGTCAAACATAAACTTCAGCACGAAGGACAGAGGTCTCCTTCCGCCGGCGACGCTCAGGAGAAGATCCCCGCCGGAGTTTTGGTGGAGTGTGACGAGCCTACCTTTCCGTGCAACATTTGCGATCGAGTTTTCGGCGACCGCCACCACTTGAAGCGCCACAAACTGCTCCACGTCAGAGACGTCAGAAAGTGTCAGACGTGCGGCGTGCTGTTCTGTCAGCTTCACAGGCGTGCACTCTTGGTGGCTCATCCGGTCATCGCGAGCGAGTCCGACGACGTTTGTCCCGTCACCGAGTCGGATTGTGAACTTGAACCGGGTGAGGTTGTGGAACAGCTCGAAGACTTCCACACCTCCTGGGCTTTCATCCCCATGCTAAGAGACTCTGTTGATCAAAATCGCGAACCCCAAGCGTCAGCCTCTGGCACGGAACAGCAACTTTTACCTGAGATGGCCCCCCCTCCTTCTGTTCCCATTCGTCACGAAGCCAAACCCTCCGACGTCACAGCTCCCGAGCCACAAAAAGTTGAGAAATCTGAAGTCGTTATGCATGCTCCGCCAAAGTTGCCCCCAGCACTAAGGATGTTCTCGCCACAGTGCCTCACCTCAGCATTTTTTGAGGTTCAAAGAAACTACGAGTATATTTTGAGCAATGGAAACAATGTCTCGAATGAGATTGATGTCAAAAAGGAGCCACCGGAGACGTTCCCGGATTCCGCTTCAGACGTGTCAAATGAGGAGCCAGAAGTAAAGGAACCTACTGCTTATGACCTGCAGATTGTTCTCTAA
- the LOC127596000 gene encoding protein-serine O-palmitoleoyltransferase porcupine-like: MGTFSRQKFFQELTHGCLLPTAHQGLEQVWQLLVICLLCRLLWMLSFPSILKHLSTVAGGFYILYLFFELHMIWVVLLSLLCYLFLFLCRHSTMRGTFLSITVLIYLMLGELHMMDTTNWHKMRGSQMVVAMKAISLAFDLDRGVVTGVPSPIEFMGYIYYVGTVIFGPWISFNSYKEALDGQKMSLSWLFKVSLSWIKSQVCLVLSNCVAPYLFPYFIPVYGDKLLRSKKRRKIRGSLATWLLAYENTVSFHFSNYFVAYLSETTTILAGAGFTEEKDNIKWDLTVSKPLNIEFPRSMVEVVTSWNLPMSRFLHTYVFQSALKFGTFSAVMLTYAASALLHGLSFHLGAVLVSLGFITYTEHVLRKRLAAMFNACVLSKKCQPNCTHQNKKALWVYMINVAFSTLAIVHLTYLGSVFNSSVDYMEEDEDDTSHHTIQKWSELSWTSHWITFGCWIVYRLVL, from the exons ATGGGCACGTTCAGCCGCCAGAAGTTCTTCCAGGAGCTCACTCACGGCTGTCTGCTACCGACAGCCCACCAGGGCCTGGAGCAGGTGTGGCAGCTGCTGGTAATCTGTCTGCTGTGTCGCCTCCTCTGGATGTTGA GCTTCCCCTCCATTTTGAAGCATCTGTCCACAGTGGCAGGCGGATTCTACATCCTCTACCTGTTCTTTGAACTGCACATGATCTGGGTGGTCCTCCTGAGTCTGCTCTGCTACCTTTTCCTCTTCCTGTGTCGCCACTCGACCATGCGAGGCACTTTTCTCTCTATAACTGTGCTCATCTATCTGATGCTGGG AGAACTGCACATGATGGACACCACCAACTGGCACAAGATGAGAG GTTCACAGATGGTGGTGGCCATGAAAGCCATCTCTCTGGCCTTCGATCTGGACAGAGGCGTCGTGACCGGCGTACCCTCTCCCATCGAATTCATGGGTTATATTTACTACGTGGGAACAGTCATCTTCGGACCGTGGATCAGTTTCAATAGCTACAAAGAGGCTTTAGACGGACAGAAGATG AGCCTGTCTTGGTTGTTCAAAGTGTCTTTAAGCTGGATTAAGAGTCAGGTCTGCCTGGTTCTCTCCAACTGTGTGGCACCTTACCTCTTCCCTTATTTCATTCCTGTCTATGGAGACAAGCTGCTAAGGAG caaaaagagaaggaaaatcAG AGGTTCACTGGCAAC GTGGTTACTGGCTTACGAGAACACAGTGTCTTTCCACTTTAGCAACTATTTTGTTGCTTATTTGAGCGAGACCACAACCATTCTGGCCGGAGCCGGCTTCACAGAGGAGAAAGACAACATCAAATG GGATCTGACGGTGTCCAAGCCGCTGAACATCGAGTTTCCCCGCTCAATGGTGGAGGTGGTGACCTCGTGGAATCTGCCTATGTCACGCTTTCTGCACACCT ATGTATTTCAGAGTGCTCTCAAATTTGGGACTTTCTCCGCCGTCATGCTGACATACGCAGCCAGTGCCCTTTTGCAC GGTTTGAGTTTCCATCTGGGTGCCGTGCTTGTGTCTCTTGGCTTCATCACCTACACTGAGCACG tgcTGCGGAAGAGACTGGCAGCCATGTTCAATGCCTGTGTTCTGTCCAAGAAATGTCAGCCAAACTGCACCCACCAGAACAAAAAG GCACTTTGGGTGTACATGATCAATGTAGCATTCAGCACCCTGGCAATAGTCCATCTGACATACCTGGGTTCAGTGTTCAATTCCAGCGTGGACTACATGGAAGAAGATGAG GATGACACAAGCCATCATACCATTCAGAAGTGGTCAGAGCTGAGCTGGACAAGTCACTGGATCACATTTGGATGCTGGATCGTATACCGCCTCGTTCTCTAG